The Sorangiineae bacterium MSr11954 DNA segment CATAGAGCGCCTCGATGTCGAATCGCGCGAGCGCCGCGGCGAGCACGCCAATCTTGTCGAGCACGGGGGCGCCGGCGTCGATCATCACGATGGGACGGCCATGGACCCAGCAGAGCCCCCCCTTTCCCTCGATGACCCGCGGCTCGAAAGGCTCGTGGCGCACCCGGATTCCGATGCGGCGGGCCAGTTTCTCGAGCTCCAGCAGCACCTCGTTTGGGGTCACGGCTCCATTCTAGCTCCAGGGCAAGCTCTACTCAAAAATAGCTGCCACTTCGCTAAGTTGCACGGCCGGTCGTAAATTGCGACCGGTCGTTCTATTTTCAAGTTCGTCGAAAGTTTCAGCGGTGTATGCAAACTGCATGCGGACGCAACGGTCATGGACGGGCTACGCGGGTGGCTCGCCGTGTTCGCAAGGGAAAAAAGAGCCGTGCACGAGGTGCGCGAGGCAATTTCCAAGGTTGCGTCGGACGGCCGGATCGACGACCCTCTAGACCACCGTGTCCGACGCGTCGCGGAATCTTGCCCCCTTGGTGATGGGGACGGTCATCAACGACCGCTACGAAATTCGCCAGAGCCTCGGAAAAGGGGGAATGGGCGAAGTGTTTCTGGCGTACGACCGCGCCACCCAGCAGCCGGTCGCACTCAAAATCGTGCGCGAGGAGTCGCGCATGCCGGGCGATGACGAGGCCCTTCGTCAAGAGCTCCTGCATGCCCGCTCGGTCAGCCATCCCAATGTCTGCCGCGTGCACGATCTTTCGCCTTCCGGCTACGGGCCGATCCTGGTGATGGAGCACATCACCGGGCAGACCCTGCACACGCATATCCGTCGGAAGAAGGCGCAGGGCGGCTACACCTCCGACGAGTTTCGCCGCCTGGCGCACGACATCGCGTCGGGGGTCGCCGCCATCCACGCGCAAGGCCTGGTGCACGGCGACTTGAAGCCGGGCAATGTCATGGTCACCTCCGATCCGGACGGCGGGTTGGGCAAGGCCATGGTCCTCGACTTCGGCTTCGCCAAAGAGCGCGCCCGCGTGATCGGGCGAAGGCCGGGCGCGCCCCCCGACGGCGGAACGCCGAACTACATGGCGCCCGAGCGCATTCGCTCCGGGGGAGCCTCGGCCGAGGACGACGTGTACGCGCTCGGCCTCACCCTCTGGGAAATGTGGACGTGCCGCGTGCCCGAGCCCGGCTACAAGCCGCGCGCCAAGCCGATGCGCGCGCAGATCATGTTCGACGTGCCGGCCGGTCTCTCCATCGACGAGATCAAGCAGGTCTTCCGCTGCCTCTCCGACGATCCGACGCAGCGCCTGCCCGCGCGCCACATGCGCTTCTTCAACCCGGTCACCCTCACCACGAACCCCATTCAGGTTCCGCGTGAGCGCCTCGATCCCGGCCCGCCGCCCGGCCGCAGCGCCACGGCGCAGTTCTCCGGCGGCCAGCAAGCGCTGCTCGCCACCTACGCCACCAACGCCTCGGAGTTCGTGGGGGATCTCTTCAGCCTGGAGAAGCCCACCGTCACCATCGGCCGCCGCTCGGACAACGACATGGTCGTGCCCGAGGCTACGGTGAGCGGCCAGCACGCGCAGCTCCGCTGGCAGAACGGCAC contains these protein-coding regions:
- a CDS encoding protein kinase — its product is MSDASRNLAPLVMGTVINDRYEIRQSLGKGGMGEVFLAYDRATQQPVALKIVREESRMPGDDEALRQELLHARSVSHPNVCRVHDLSPSGYGPILVMEHITGQTLHTHIRRKKAQGGYTSDEFRRLAHDIASGVAAIHAQGLVHGDLKPGNVMVTSDPDGGLGKAMVLDFGFAKERARVIGRRPGAPPDGGTPNYMAPERIRSGGASAEDDVYALGLTLWEMWTCRVPEPGYKPRAKPMRAQIMFDVPAGLSIDEIKQVFRCLSDDPTQRLPARHMRFFNPVTLTTNPIQVPRERLDPGPPPGRSATAQFSGGQQALLATYATNASEFVGDLFSLEKPTVTIGRRSDNDMVVPEATVSGQHAQLRWQNGTWVVEDLGSTNGTYVDHTYERRKQVNLMHGGDVQLGELRFKLVSFAPGSVGHKRARAYLAKRDGLTGLLSRDQLLKALDEEAQFAEWVDAPLTIARYELRGPNRLVSDRPTILEMLAFRRAATRVVELTDMLLLSLIAVTAGRTGPLRFVVAMTGPGPQEARNLVEQVVQQVQVMLPDGLDLVASIARYEAGVNVRTLVDPQS